The proteins below are encoded in one region of Oncorhynchus nerka isolate Pitt River linkage group LG15, Oner_Uvic_2.0, whole genome shotgun sequence:
- the LOC135559852 gene encoding uncharacterized protein LOC135559852, with protein PPPSLLLPPPPPSLLLPPPPPSLPPPPPPLLLPPPPP; from the exons ccaccaccatcattactactaccaccaccaccaccatcattactactaccacca ccaccaccatcattaccaccaccaccaccaccattattactaccaccaccaccacca